The genomic interval AGACTTTGAGTGAAGACAAAtagcaacaataataataatattgcaaTTTCTAATTCACTCACAATCTTAAATAAGAGGAAGTACAGAAGTTCAGAAGTACAATACGAAAACAAACATAAGCAAAATAACATAGATGTCCACTTATCATAGAGCAAGCATAAACCAAGTCCGCTTGAGAGTTGATACTGCTCTTAACCATTATTACATGCTGATAGTTTTACTGgcatataaaatacaaaataagaatCACCTTTAATTATTAAGCGAAGATCTCAATGGGCACATTTACTAAGCGGGGATCTCAATGGACACTTGCTGAGAATTTCCAACCttgtaaaaaatacaaaagaaaataatttttagtatACAATTTAGAATttcatattaaaacaaaaacactagCCATATCATTATTTATGCATTATTTATGCAGATAATTATCTCTAAAATGCTTCATATGCGTACACAATTGCAAAAATTATTCATACATTCATATAACTCATTAATTTAACATTTCACAGTATCCCAAGAACTCATACCATttcaagagtttttttttatactactTGTGATTGAGATAGTTGCTAAattctatcttcttcttcttctttcaatCCTAATGTTGCTAAACTTTAATGCTTCATTAATTAGAAAATCCTTAAACTAACATCAAActctataaatttaaaaatttccaaCCCGGCCTCTGCCCAGTACCCACATCATAATTCATGTATAGACTATACCAATAAACtgatgaataaatataatatgactACTGTGATTAATTTgggttaataatatttataaaaaaaattacttagaTCATATATATCTCTAACTTCAATTGATAGATACCTGGTCAGTGACGGTCTGAAGTAGAGTCAACGCAGCCCTGCGGAGATCCACGCGGCTGCAATCCACCTCCTTCTCCAAATTCTCAATCTTATCCACCAATTCTCCGGCCTTACATTTGATCTTGTCCATCTCTCTGCTCACAACCCCATCTTCATCCTCCCCAGCCACAGCGAGGAACTCACCACACTTAGCCAACAACCCCATCTCATCCTGCAACTCCTCCACAAGAACTCGGGCGCTGTTGAccctatgaaatatgaagcaAGCTTCGTTCAAGATCTTTGCAGTGAGGTCTATCTCAACCTCGCACGACCTCTGTTGACCAGATAGATGGGAGTCAACCAACGGCTGAAGAAGCCCGATCATTCCGCTGGCTCCGTTGTTAGCGGCGGTGGCAGCTGGCCGCACACCTGCCACCGGGATCAGCACAGAGAGCACAGTGACTCCGAACTTGGCTATCCCTTGAGCTATGTTCCATGCCTTCCTCCAAGCTTTGATCCTGCCGAGATTGTGATCGAGATTATGTTTCCTCCGGCGAAGGCCATCTAACACCGTCGTCAGCTTCTCATGCTCGACGCACACCAACTTAAATCCCTCCAGAATGGGCCTGCAGATAAAAGATCCAACTCTCACTGTTAATTCAATAAAGAGTCTGAAGACTTTTGATCGCAAGCCCCAACCCTTACTAGGAAGATTTcaccaaataaattatttcaatagtttttttttataaatatatctcTGGAGGTGCCAAACTATTTAGCACGCGCTAGCCCAAAATGAACTAGGCACTAAAGTCTCTAATCTTTTAGGGCCGAAACGGCCCACCGATCCCAGGGTTTGGACTAGCATGACCTGTgatatatttagtttttaatttttattttaaacataaaaatatataaaaaataaataataaataataaataagtaaacttTGAGAGCATCTGTAAAAGAATCTCAAACTAACCATGCACATGAAAGAGAAGCTATTAGATACACAGAAAGAGAGAATGTTAAGGTTGATATTGCCAATGGGCCGCAACTCCCGGCCCAGTATGTATACAACCAAACAAATGAATGGGAAGCCCCTTCTTTGGAGGAAAAGAAATTAACCTGACtagaagaattatatatataattaatataaatgccTCGAATGgttgtattaattaatcaaagaaattaaGGCCTTCTTTTTATACCTCAAGGTCACCAAGTTATTGAGCTTCTCCAGCGTCTCCTCGAGGTCAGCTTCAGCTTCATCTCCATCTCTTAAGATGAGAACCAAGGGCCGGGCTTGATGCAGATTAATTTTGAGAACACCCATTGCATCACGTGCGTTCATAGTGGCGTTCAACTGGTCTCGCAGCCACTCCGAGAGTTCGGCATCTGCGAAGATCTCGCTTTTCAACTGGATTACGCAGCAGACGTTTTCAGGCTTGATGCCGTAAAGCTTCGCTGCAGTGTCAAACAGAGAATCACGGTTATAATTAGGCAAAGCATTCACATAATTAGCGTTAACAAGATGGCCGGGGGAACCCATAATCACTCCTCTCTTGATCAGCTATATCTCTTTCCTGGTCTCGGTTTCCAATTTCCAATATGGTATATGGTGTTATAAAGGGGTCTACAACTAAGATGTCTCTATCACAACTTTTAGTTCATAGAGCTCCGCTGCAGGGTCAAACAGAACATCACGGTGAGGCAAAGCATTCACATAATTAGCGTTAACAAGGTGGGTTGAATTTCCTGAAATATTCCTGTAAGGCATGCATGCACAACCACTATGAGTCAAAGCATCAGAAATACTAACATGAAGATCAATGCATTCAGGAATTTGATTACATACCATAAGATCTTATGCCTTTGACAACTACTACACTTCTAGAAGTCCAAAACTAACTTAGAAATGAAGGAAAGGCCATGTACAcataatgaattattaattgtatttgaCAATCATGAACTATGTTAATGTTTTGAAGATCGAGTAACCCATAAcaattaaatatcaaatatcaatttAAGACAATAGAGATGTACAAGATAATAATCAAACCTATGCAATAATTATGAAATCTAAACCTCTAATAATCAGACTCCTTTTCTTCTATTAAAAAAAGTGGTTAAACTTTTAGATCACTGATTGCACATGTTTTAACATCATCAACTAACAGTTTGGCATCATACCAATTGCAATGGGTATATAGTACAAAAAAACATGATCAATATTGTTTTCTTACATTCACTCATGCATTTGATAAATCATAAATGTACTCACAAACCATTGATACAT from Dioscorea cayenensis subsp. rotundata cultivar TDr96_F1 chromosome 7, TDr96_F1_v2_PseudoChromosome.rev07_lg8_w22 25.fasta, whole genome shotgun sequence carries:
- the LOC120264442 gene encoding uncharacterized protein LOC120264442 — translated: MIGLLQPLVDSHLSGQQRSCEVEIDLTAKILNEACFIFHRVNSARVLVEELQDEMGLLAKCGEFLAVAGEDEDGVVSREMDKIKCKAGELVDKIENLEKEVDCSRVDLRRAALTLLQTVTDQVGNSQQVSIEIPA